CTCCATGGATGGTTCTTTGGAGGAATGTATTTCTTTTTTATCTTAAAGGGCTTTAAAGGTTTTTCCTTCTGGGGTTTGGTTTGTATCTCCTTAAACCCCAAAACCCTGCCATTATGAGTTATAAGCATCCTGCCATCAGGTCTCTCTTGCACAACAACATCCTTCGTGTTTACAGGATGAGTGACCTGATAGAGTTTTCTATCATGGGCAACGGTAAAATCATTGCGTAAGGCGCGCTTTGTTTTGACGCACAAAACCCCGTCCAGATCAAAATCTTTCGGCAAAGGCCTGTGTAGGTCTTCTTTTTCAGCAGCCTCTATGCTAAAACGCTTATTATGACGCTTAATGTAACCTTTCAAAAACCGGTTCGCCTCATCCATAGTATTTATCCCCTTAAGACGCATCTCCTTTACAAGCCTATCCTGAAGCGTCTTAAATAGCCTCTCTATCCTGCCTTTTGCCTGCGGAGATAAAGCATGTATTACCCTCGCTCCAAGCTCTTTCATTGCCCTCTCAAACTGACTCAGCGGGCATCTTCCGTTTAAATCATCCTCTATTGTTGGCCTGGCATTTGATTTATAAGTGGTATGTCTATCAATGTATATGCTTGAGGGAATACCATAAAGTCCAGTATAACCCTTAAAACTATCCATGGCAGGAATAGTCCCCTCGTACTCATAAAACCTACCAAAAATATTGCTTGTAGCGTCGTCTATACAACCCATGAGCACAATCTTCGGACCTCTACCTTCAAGCCAGTCGTGATGGCTTCCGTCCATCTGCAGCATCTCCCCAAAATGCCCTTTTCGCTCTCGCCATTGTCGGTGAATCCTATTTTTGCGCCCCTTTACCCAAGCACCATCCTCTATAAGCCAGTTGCGAAGCGTCTCGTCGCTTATTTTAAGGCCATCTAACTCTAAGAGCTTCTCTGAAAAAAGTGTTGGACCAAAATCCTTATACTTCTGCCTGTAAAACCCTATAACCATCTCTTTTGTCTCATCAGGCAGCCTTCTGTTTGATGGCTTACCCCTTGACCTGTGTATAATACCTCTATCACCCTCTCTCTTTACCCTCCTGACTATTCTCCTTACCTGCCTTCCACTTAACCAGAGTATCTCTGCTGCCTCAATTTGCTTCAGACTGCCTTCTAAAACCTTTTGCACTACATGAAGACGCTTTAGTTCCTCCTGTGTTGCCATGATAATGTCCTTTCCTGCCATTTACCCTCCTTTTTAATCTAAAAAAAGGGTACTATAGCATCCGTAAATTAGGACATTTCTACTTTGGTGAATTAGGACATTATCATTTTGGCGTTACAGCATTTTTCAATAATCTTTTTATCAATCAGACCTCTTTTATCCCCTTTCTTAATTCCCTTAAAAACCCTCCGACTTTTTTAGTTAAATTCTGAGATTTAAGGTTTTCTTCAATTACTTTTATCAACGCACTTCCCACAATCACTCCATCAGCAACTGAAGCCACAGCCCTCACCTGTGCAGGGGTTGAAATGCCAAACCCAACAGCTATTGGTTTTTTTGTGAACTTCCTTATAAACCTTACCTTTTCTTCAAGAGATGTGCTTAAATAATCCCTTGCCCCGGTAACCCCTAAAACTGAAACATAATAAATATATCCGGAACTTGCATCGCAGATTATTTTTGTCCTTTCTCTGCTGCTTGTCGGGGCAAGCAGGAAGATTATATCTATCCCATGCTTTTTCCCGGCAGACAAAATCTCATCAGCTTCATCAGGAGGAAGGTCAGGTATAATGATTCCATCTCCTCCGCAGGACACCAACTCCCTGACAAACCTTTCCGGACCATAGTGCAGTATGGGATTGTAATAGCTCATTACCACGATTGGAGTTTCAACTCCACGGTAACTTTCAGATTTTCTTCCTCTTATTTTATTAATAAGTCCAAGCACTTTCTTAACCTTTACACCACCCTCCAATGCCCTCATCGATGCCTTCTGAATTGTTGGTCCGTCTGCGATAGGGTCAGAAAAAGGAATTCCAAGCTCAATAATGTCTGCACCTTGTGCTTCAAGCTCAAGAATTAAATCATTTGTAGTATCTAAATCAGGGTCACCTGCAGCAATATACGGTATAAGGGCTTTTCTCCCCTCCTCTTTCAGGCTTTCAAAAACTCTGTCAATTCTGCTCATATAAAAAATTATCCTTTCCCTAAAACGATTTTATCTATCTGTTGCAAAAACCCTTTTACTTCATCTGATTTTTCGCCGGAAGGAGCAGCTTTCAAATACTCCTCCCAAGCCTTTTTCGCATTCATATAGTCTCTCTTATCAAAATGATAGACAATGCCCAGATTAAAACGGGAATTCAAATGGTTAGGAGAATCCTCAGCAGCTTTTTTAAACTCTTCAATCGCCTTATCATAATCACCTGACTCCCTGTAGCAAATGCCAAGGTCAGTCCTGACATCAGAATTCTTTGAGTCCTTTTCCAAAACCTTTTTATACTCTTCTGCTGCTTTTGCCCACTGCCTGGTGTCAAAATAAGCATTTCCAAGCTGAATTCTTGCCCCCAGATTTTCAGGGCTTGAAAAAAGAATTGATTGTAATTGAGAAATTTCCTGGCTCTTGTCCTGTACCTGCTGGAATTCCTCTCTTCCCTGCCCAGTAAATTCTGAAGAAACAATCTCCTCTCCGCCTTTTTTTGAAAAGTATTTTGGCACAACAATACCTGCTAAAACACCAAGCACAAACATAACCAACCCTAAAATAACTGTCTCTTTTTTCATAATTATCATTATCTCCTTGATATTTTAAAATGGTTCAATGATTCAAGTTAAAAAGGTTTCTGCAAAGGTCTGTTTTAGTCCTGTCATTGCGAGCCGAAGCTGCGAGCCAAAGGCGAAGCAGGCAGCGAAGCAATCTCGTTAATAGAGATGAGATTGCCGCGTCGCTGCCTGCCTGCCGGTAGGCAAGTTGCTCCTCGCAATGACAAATAAGAGCATTTTTAAAAACTCTCCTAAAAACACAAATCTCTTGACAAAATATACTGCTTGTATTAAAAAGTCAAAACTTTTAGAAAAGGTATTTGTATGAAACTATCATCTAGAACATTTTGTGCAAAAAAAGAAGATATGCAAAGAAGCTGGTATCTTGTTGATGCTGACGGGAAAACACTTGGAAGGCTTGCTTCAAAAATTGCAATGATACTTATGGGTAAAAACAAGCCGATTTATACACCGCACGTTGATACTGGAGACCATGTCGTAGTTATAAATGCTAAAAAAGTTATCCTTACCGGTGATAAGCTTAATAACAAAATTTATTACTCTCATTCAAACTATCCGGGCGGACTAAAAGAAATAAATGCTAAAAAGCTTTTAGAAAAAAAGCCTGAAATGTTACTTGAGAAAGCAGTACAAAGGATGTTGCCAAAAAATAAACTTGGAAGAGCTATGGCAACAAAACTTAAAGTATACAGCGGAGGCACACATCCTCATCAGTCACAGAACCCTCAAACCTTAAATTTATAAGGAGGTAGATACTTTGCCAGAACTTGGATTTTATGCAACAGGAAGAAGAAAAACTGCGATAGCCAGAGTATGGTTAAGACCCGGTGAAGGTAAAATAACTGTAAACAGAAAAAAATTTGAAGACTATTTTCCTACTGAAACTCTCAGGAATACAATTCTCCATCCTTTAAAGCTAACAAACTCACTTGAAAAATATAACCTTCTTGTTACTGTGATCGGCGGAGGAATCTCAGGGCAGGCTGGAGCTCTGCGCCACGGAATAGCCAGAGCCCTCCTTCTATCAGATGTAAATTTAAGGTCATTATTAAGAAAAGAGGGTTTTTTAACAAGGGATCCAAGGGAAATCGAAAGAAAAAAATACGGCCAGAAAAAAGCAAGAAAGAGATTCCAGTTCTCCAAGAGATAATCCGCCAGTCCTCATTGAATAGTATTTAGCAAAAAATCATTATTCACTGTTCACTATTCACTCATAACAAATATCTTCTCATCTGAACATTCAGTATCAGTCCTATTCCTGTCATTGTTATAATAACTGAAGTCCCTCCGTAGCTAATCAGAGGCAGAGGAACACCAACTATAGGTAAAAGCCCGACTGCCATTCCAATATTGATAAGCATGTTCAATGAAATCATCGCAGTAATGCCAAAGCACAGAAGGGCTGCAATTTTATCTTTTGCCCTGAATGATGCTTGAATGCATAAAAATACCAGCCCAAAAAGCAATATAATAAAGACAAGAGAGCCCAGAAATCCCCATTCCTCTGCTATAATAGAAAAAATAAAATCTGTGTGGTGTTCCGGTAAAAACTTCAACTGTCCCTGCGTTCCGTTTAAAAACCCTTTTCCGAAAAAACCTCCTGACCCGATTGCAATTTCAGACTGAATTGTGTGATAACCGCTTCCAAGTGGGTCCTGATACGGGTCAAAGAAACTGAACACTCTCTGTTTCTGATAAGGTTTTAAAAAATTCCACATTACAGCGCAGGAAATAATTCCAAATATTCCAGAATAAAGTGAGGTTTTCAGTTTAACCCCAACAGCAAAAATCAGGCAAACAGATATCAGAAAAAGTGAAAGAGCGGTCCCCAAATCGGGCTGAAGAAGTATCAACACAAATGGAATAAAGACAAGAATCAGAGGAACAACAAGCTCCTTTAAACCGTAGGAATCTTTTTTTCTTGATTCCCCAAAATACTTCGTTAGTGCAAGTATGATTGAAAGCTTCACAACTTCAGATGGCTGTATTGAAAAAAATCCAACATCAATCCAGCGCCTTGAACCTGACCTGACATCTCCTATTACAATCAGCAGGACAAGGAGAAGCAAAGAAAAGAAATAAAAAAAATATCCGTATTTTACAACTGAATGGTAATCCAGAAAAGTTATCAGAAAAAGAATTATCAGTCCTGCCCAGACCCATAATGCCTGTTTTTTCCAATAGTTCTGGGATTCACTGCTGCGGTTTAAATTATCTTTTTTTAACAGATTGCTGCCTGCCTGACCTACATCTTCGGGAAAAGGCGAGTATGAGGCGCTGTAGATTTCAACAATTCCTATAACTGCAATAAGAATGGTCAGAAACAGAATCTTCCAGTCAAAATTCAAAATCAGTCTTCTGTCAAACATAGCAAAACTTAGTGGTTTGAAATTAAAAAATCCGCGAGTTCAGGTAAAAAGTTTTGAATCCTTCACTTACGAACTAAACAATGCCTCAACAAAGTCTTTTGGATTAAACTCCTGAAAATCCTCTATCCCCTCTCCTACTCCGATAAATTTCACAGGGATTTTAAGCTCCTCAGCTATGGCAACGATAATCCCTCCCTTTGCAGTACCATCAAGCTTGGTCAGGACAATTCCTGTAAGTTCTAGGGCATCATTAAACATCTTTGCCTGCGCAATTGAATTCTGCCCGGTTGTGGCGTCAAGAACCAGAAGAATCTCATGAGGAGCACCTTCCATAGCCTTCCCGACAACTCTTTTCATTTTCTTTAACTCTTCCATCAGGTTTTTTTTAACATGAAGCCTTCCTGCTGTATCAATAATTAATATATCAATTTCCCTTGCCATTGCAGATTTTATGGAATCAAAAGCCACTGAACTCGGGTCAGAACCATCATTTCCTCTTACAACAGGAACATCAGCACGCCTTCCCCATATCTCAAGCTGTTCGTCTGCTGCTGCCCTGAAGGTGTCTGCTGCGGCAAGCATAACTTTTTTGCCTTCCTGTGTAAAAAGAGAAGCGAATTTCCCAATAGTTGTTGTCTTCCCAACACCGTTAACACCAACAACCATAATAACAGAGGGTTTTTCAAAATTGCTTTTTTCTGAAGAAGAACACTGACCTGATTCAAGGGTTTCAATGAACTTTTTTTTGAGATAATCTTTCAAAAGATTAGCTTCCTTAACTTTTTCATTCTTAACATAATTCTTCAAATCTTCAATGAACCTGTTTGACGCCTGAACTCCAAGGTCAGAAAGAATCAATATCTCTTCCAGTTCTGTAAAGAACTCCTCATCAATCCCCTGTCCAAGAGAAAGCAGGTTCTCAACCCTTGATATTAATCCCTGTCTTGTCTTTGAAAGACCATTTTTTAAGCGTGAAAAAAAATTGTTAGATTTTTTTAATAAATTTTTCAATTCTCCTCATTCCCTCTTTAATATTTTCAATTGAATTTGAATAAGAAAATCTTATATACCCTTCAGCATTTGTTCCAAAATCGATTCCCGGTGTAACAGCAACCTTTGCCTCTCTTAAGATTTTAAAGGCAAACTCATATGAATTCTCTGAGAACTTCTTTGCATTTGCCAGAACATAAAAAGCCCCTGTGGGCAACACCTTTATTCCAAAACCCAGCTCCCTGAGCCTGTTAACCATATATAACCTTCTCTGGTTAAAGATAGTAACCATTTTTTTTACATCTTTCCCTGCATTTTTTAAAGCAGAAATCCCAGCCCACTGTGCAAAAGAAGAAGCGGAAATAAAAAGATTCTGCTGCAGCTTCTGCATCGCTCTCACAAACTTTTTAGGAGCGATAACATAACCCAGCCGCCATCCTGTCATTGCATAGAGTTTTGAAAACCCGTTAAGAACAAAAGCCCTGTCAGTAAATTCAAGCATTGAGTGTTCCTCTCCTTCGTATATCAATCCGTGATATATTTCATCAGAAATCACAAACACAGGAAGATTTGCTAATTCTTCCAGCACTTTTTTCTTTAAGACTGCACCTGTAGGATTTGCAGGGGAATTAACTACAATACCCTTTGTTTTTTTTGAAAGTTTTTTCCTGAACTCATCTGCATCGTATTGAAACCCCTCTTTCTCAAATATATCCACAAACACAGGAATACCTTCTACAAACCTGATAAAATTCGGATAACAGGAGTAATGAGGATTGGATAAAACAACCTCATCACCCTGATTCAGCAAAGCACCAAAGACAAGAAGCATTGCCGGAGAAGTTCCGCTTGTAACGATTATCTGGTTAGGGCTGACATCAACGCCGTACCTTTTGAAATAATGCTCTGCTATTGTTTCCCTAAGTTCAATTATTCCCATACTATGTGTATAGTGGGTTATTCCATTTCTTAAAGCCCTGTATCCTTCTTCTTTTATAACCCTTGGCGTGTCAAAATCAGGCTCCCCAACCTCAAGATGAATAATATCCTCACCTGCTTTTTCCATAGCCTTGGCTTCATCAAGCACATCCATTACAATAAACGGTGAAATATCTTTTGCTCTGCTGGATATCATAGTAAATTTTTAATCACAGAAAAGGCTCTTTGTCAAACACTACAAGCCATATATTGTTGCAATCGCTATTTTTCTGTTGTAAAATAATTTTTGTTCTTTACAATGTCGTATTGAGGAATAATTTTTAACATTTGTTTTTTGAATTTACTATGACAACAAGTATACCTATTTTACCAAACATAATAGAAAACCTCGGCAGCGGAATTATAATTATTGACAAATCAGACAACATCACTTTTATTAACTCAATTGCGGAGAAACTGCTTGGCTTGAAAAGCAAAGATGTCCTTTTCAAACCAACAAATCATATTTTTTCTGAAAAAATAATCCTTGATATCCTTTCCTCTGTAAAAAAAACAGAAGAGGCGTTAAATTATAAAATTGCAATCACTAAGCCCAAAAGAAGAAACTTGACTCTCAATGTAGCTCCGATCTTTGATTCCAGTGAAAAATACAATGGAACAGTGATAATGCTGATAAACTCTTTCAGGGAAAAGCCTATCAAATTCCAGCTTCTGAAGCAGAACCAGAAAGCAACAATCGGAACCCTTACAAGCTGGGTTGCCCACGAGGTAAGAAATCCGCTTACATCAATGAACCTCCACCTTGACCTCTTGAAAGAAGAGATAAACGAGAATTCCCAAAATACTTCAAAAGAGATTGTCGAGTTAATAGAAACATTGGAACAGGAAGTTGAGAGATTAAATAACAATCTGAATGAGTTTTTAAACTTCGGGGTAATTTCATCATCAAAAAAGAAATTGTATAATCTCAACGAAGTTGTGAAATCAATCATTGAACTTGTCCAGCCAGAGGCAGAAATGGCAAGAGTTGATGTTGTCCTGAAACTGGATGAATCCATTCCTAAAATTCTGATTGATGTTGCCCAGATGAGGCTTATGATTTTAAATTTAATAAAAAATTCAATCCAGGCAATGCCTGATGGAGGAAAACTGGAAATAAAAACTGAAAAAAAGAATAACAAGGTAAACCTGAAAATAAAAGATAACGGGTTCGGGATTCCAAAAGAAGATTTAAAAAATATTTTTGATTTTCTTTATACCAAGAAAAAGGACGGAACCGGTCTCGGATTAACCATATCCAAAAAGATTGTAAAGGAACACGAGGGGGATATCTTTGCAAAAAGTCAGGTCAACAAAGGTTCTATCTTCACTGTTTCACTGCCAATAATCTAATCTTTAACACAAACTATGCAAAGCATAATACTGATAGCTGAAGATGATAAAAAAATAGCTGAAGGGCTTGAAAAGTTTTTGAAGAAAAAGGGGCATAAGGTCCTTTTAGCTCACGATGGCAGAAAAGCGCTTGATATAGTAAAAAAGCAGAATATTAACCTGCTTCTTACAGACATGGTGCTTCCGAATATGGATGGAATCAGCCTGTTAAAAGAAACCAAAAACAGAAAACCTGAAATAGAGTGTATTATGGTAACTGCCCATGGAACAATTGAAAAAGCAGTAGAAGCCTTGAAAATCGGCGCCTATGATTTTCTGATAAAGCCTGTAAATGTTAAGAGGCTTGGTATTCTTATTGAGAAGGCGCTTGAAAAACAGGTCTTAATACTTAAAAACATTGAGCTTCAGCAAAAGCTTGAAGAGAGGTTTGGATTTAAAAATATAATTGGAAAAGGTAATGAGATAAAAAGAATACTTGAGCTTGTAAGTCAGGTTTCCTCTCGGAACAGCAATGTCCTCATCTACGGAGAAAGCGGTACAGGCAAGGAACTTATTGCAAATGCAATTCATTACAGCGGAAACTTGCCGCAAAGCCCTTTTATAAAAGTCAACTGCAGCGTTTTTAATGAAGGAGTTCTTGAAAGCGAGCTTTTCGGACACGAAAAGGGATCATTTACAGGTGCTGCTTCACAGAGGATAGGAAGGTTTGAAATGGCTGACGGAGGCACTCTTTTTCTTGATGAAGTAAGCGAAATACCTCCTTCAATTCAGGTCAAGCTCCTCAGAGTAATACAGGAAAAGGAATTTGAAAGAGTTGGAGGGTCAAAAACCATCAAGGTTGATGTAAGAATAATTGCAGCAGCAAACAAGGATCTCAAAGAACTCGTAAAGCAGGAAAAATTCAGAGAGGATTTGTATTACAGGCTAAACGTTGTAAAAATTGATATTCCGCCTTTGAGAAACAGAAAAGAAGACATTCCCTTTCTTCTGAATTATTTTATTAGCAAGTTTAATAAGCAGTACGGCACTCAAATTAAAGGTGTAACTCGAAAAACGCTTAATCTGCTTTTAAATTATTATTGGCCCGGAAATGTCAGAGAGCTTGAAAACTGCATTGAATCTGCAATGGTGATGGCAAAGGATGAGTATCTGACCCCAAAAGACCTGCCAGAATATGTTACAAGCCAGTCTGCTGACAATACTTCAGTAGTAATTGATATTGGTACTCCCCTTAAAGAAATAGAGAAAAACATTCTTACTAAAACTCTTGAGCTTGTTAAAGGAAACAAGGCAAAGGCTGCACAGCTCCTTGGAATAGGAGTAAAAACTGTTCACAGAAAATTTGAAGAATACGGCTTAAAACCTGTTAAGTGAAAAATTAAAGAATTAAGCTTTACAAACCCAACCATACTCAGAATTGCAAAATAGATAAGTAAAAATCCCAAATCATAATTACCAATTTTCCAAAAAACTCTAAACTTAAATTACCCTAATTTAAATTTTTTGAACATATGGAATTTTAAATTTAAGTATTATTTGGAAATTGTTATTTGGAATTTGGAATTTTTCTATCATTTAAACTTGCTTCTAACCCATTGTCATTACGACAAAAAAAAACAGCACGAAAGGGAAAATATGGTCAATTTGACATTTATTTCATCCTCTGCAAGTCAAAAATGTAAATATTGACCTAATCATTAAAATATGCATTTAAAACACAGAAAGATCAATTTTTTTTGCAGCATTTAGCAAGTAATTTCAATATGTTATTCCATGATATATCAAGACTGTTTTTTTGGCATGAATTTTGCATATGATTAAGACAAATATTTGAAATTAAAAAAAATTTATCATGGAGGGAACAATAGAATGACAGGATTCGGTCCCCATCTCACTCTCGACGGTTATGGTTGCAATAGAAAAAAACTAGAAGATTTAGATATGATTTATTCAATTCTTGATGAATTTCCTTCCAATATCGGTATGACAAAAATCATGCCTCCTTATGTCTTTCGCTACACAGGAGCAAAGCTTGAGGATTGGGGGGTTTCAGGGTTTGTGCTCATAGCAGAAAGCCATATAAGCATTCACACATTTCCTGTAAAAAACTATCTAAGCCTTGATATCTTCTCCTGCAAGCAGTTTGATTCAGAAATAGCAGTCAGCTACATAAAAGAAATTTTTGAAATGAAAAAATACCAGATGAATCTATTCAATCGCGGAGATGAATTTCCAAAAGATATAGAAAAAACCACGAGAATAGTAGTAGGACAGAGGAAGAAAGTTACGCATCTGATAGATTTTCAGAGAGAAAACGGTATTAAATTATCACGGAAAAAAAATTTACTCATTTAGATTAAAAGAAATAAGAGACGTTTTGCCGTGAATTTAGGAGAGGGGGATTGAATTTTTTTACCAGATTCCGATTTCTGTGACCTGCCAAGACTCTTCTGTCTGTCTAAAAGTTTTATAAATAAAATATTAAAAATATCTTTTGACCTGCTTTCTTTTTCTAAAAAATTGCATCTCTTTTACAGTTTAATAGCCCGGTCTACAAGAGCGGTTATTTTAACTTCCCCTGTAATGGCAATGCTGATAGAAGAGGTTTTCCCGCCAAAGCTTTTTATGAAATCACCAACCCCTGAAGGAGGAATCTAGCTTATGGATTGTTCAGACAGACCCATTGCTTCTGAGATTGAAAAAGTCATAAAAGCAAGTTACTGGAAAGATGTACCTGATGAAGAATGGAATAACTGGCAATGGCAGATAAAAAACCGCTTAACCGCAATTGAAGACCTAAGCAGAATAATTGAGTTAAGCGATGAGGAACTTGCTGAACTGAAAAAAGTCACTGAACGTTTTAAAATGTCAATTACTCCTTACTTTGCCTCATTAATTGATAAAAACGATCCAAACTGTCCAATCAGAAAACAGGCTATTCCATCAAAATATGAGCTTCAGAAAACAAGAGATAATGACCCTGACCCCCTTGATGAAGATATTGATTCTCCGGTTCCGGGGTTAACGCACCGCTACCCGGACAGGGCACTGCTGATTACAACAGACAGATGCGGGACATTGTGCCGTCACTGCACACGAAAACGCTCTGTAGGTATGAAGGACATTGATAAAACAAAAAACGAGCTTAACGCAATGATAGAGTACATCAAGAACACAAAAACCATAAGGGATGTCCTTCTTTCAGGCGGAGATCCTCTTCTCATTTCTCCTCTGACTCTGGAATTCCTTCTGAAATCACTGCGGAAAATTCCACATGTGGAAATTATCCGCATTGGCACCCGTATTCCTGTAACCCTGCCGCAGAGGATTACACCAGAGCTTGTTGAAATGATAAGCCGCTATCACCCTGTGTGGATTAATACTCACTTTAACCACCCCAAAGAAATCACACAGGAATGTGCTCAGGCTATTGACCTTCTGCTCAGGTCAGGAATACCTGTCGGAAGCCAGACTGTGCTCCTGAAGGATGTAAATGACTGCCCTCATATAATGAAAAAACTGATGCACAAACTCCTGATGATAAGAGTAAGGCCATATTACATTTTCCAGTGCGATCTGTCTGTTGGGGTCGAACACTTCAGAACATCTGTCCTCAAGGGAATTGAAATAATAGAAATGCTGAGGGGCCATACATCCGGCCTCGGAGTGCCTGCCTTTGTAATAGACGGTCCCGGAGGAATGGGAAAGGTTCCTGTCATGCCCAATTACCTTATATCATATTCAGAAAAAGGAGCTGTTATCAGAAATTATGAAGGCTCAATAACTGTTTATGAAGAACCAAAGAGTAAAAAATTTTTCTGCCAGAAATGCGGAATATGCAAAGAGCAGGAATGGATAAGCCGTGAAGGCGTGGCAAAGCTTTTTTTATCACAAACAGAATCCCTTGTTCCTTCAGGTTCAGAGAGAGAGAACCGCAGGAAAAAAATCAGTTCAAAGGGTATAAAAAAAGAAACCTGTAAAGAGCAAAAAGAGAAAGAGAAGAAACCGGTTCAGATTCCATTTAGCTTTGTTACAAGAGTTCAGGCATCAGCAAAACAGTTTCTCTGAAAAAAGGATAACCTAAAATGCCTCTGACTGTTGGTATTTCTTTTGACCTTAAAAAAAATTACCCGAATGAAATGAAGTATTCTGTTGATGCCGACTGCGAGCTTGACTCTATGGATACAATTGATGCAATAGCCTCAGCTTTGGAAAGAAACGGTAACAGAGTCATTAAGCTTGGCAATGCAAGGGAACTAATTAAATCTATAGAAAAAGCCAAACCTGACATAGTTTTTAACATATCAGAAGGCATATCAGGAAGAAGCAGGGAAGCCCATGTTCCTGCAATTCTTGAAGCATACCAGATTCCGTATACAGGCTCTGATCCCCTTACCCTTTCTCTTTGTCTTGACAAATCAATGGCAAAGAAAGTTATAGGCTACAGCAATATCCCTACTCCTGATTTCAGAAAGATTGAAGAAGCCGAAGAAATTCAGAAACTTTATGAGATGGAAATAGATTTTCCTATTTTCATAAAACCCTGTTATGAAGGTTCAAGCAAGGGAATACGTCTTGATTCAAAAATTAAAAATATCTCAACCCTTAAGAAAAAAACCTTTAAACTTCTCGCGACATACCGCCAGCCTGTTTTGATTGAAGAATATCTTCCGGGCTCGGAATACACTGTTGGAATTCTCGGGACAAAAGAACCTGAAGTTCTCGGAATAATGGAAGTAAAAAGTGTTGCCCAATCTGAAAAAGAGTTGATTTATTCTTATGAGGTAAAAAAAGACTGGGAGAATTGCGTCCAGTACCTCTGTCCCCCTCCTATTTCTCCACAGCTTGAATCAGCAATAAAAAAAGTTGCCATTGATTCATTTAAAGCGCTTGAGTGTAGGGATGTGGCAAGAGTTGATATAAGACTTGACAAAGATGGAACTCCTAATTTTCTTGAAATCAATCCCTTGCCGGGGCTAATGCCCGGTTACAGCGACCTTTATATTATGGCAAAATCTGTAGGGATGGAATATGATGTCTTAATAAACAAGATACTGTTTTCAGCTATTGAGCGTTACCCCCACCTCAGGATAAACCACTGCAAAAGTCTAATGGCATGAATCCCTTAATCCTGGCAATGATTTCCACCATTTCATCCCTGCTAATCCTGTTCCCACCCTTTAGGCAAAGTTTTCTGCGGCTATA
Above is a genomic segment from Candidatus Schekmanbacteria bacterium RIFCSPLOWO2_02_FULL_38_14 containing:
- a CDS encoding tryptophan synthase subunit alpha; this translates as MSRIDRVFESLKEEGRKALIPYIAAGDPDLDTTNDLILELEAQGADIIELGIPFSDPIADGPTIQKASMRALEGGVKVKKVLGLINKIRGRKSESYRGVETPIVVMSYYNPILHYGPERFVRELVSCGGDGIIIPDLPPDEADEILSAGKKHGIDIIFLLAPTSSRERTKIICDASSGYIYYVSVLGVTGARDYLSTSLEEKVRFIRKFTKKPIAVGFGISTPAQVRAVASVADGVIVGSALIKVIEENLKSQNLTKKVGGFLRELRKGIKEV
- a CDS encoding 50S ribosomal protein L13, with amino-acid sequence MKLSSRTFCAKKEDMQRSWYLVDADGKTLGRLASKIAMILMGKNKPIYTPHVDTGDHVVVINAKKVILTGDKLNNKIYYSHSNYPGGLKEINAKKLLEKKPEMLLEKAVQRMLPKNKLGRAMATKLKVYSGGTHPHQSQNPQTLNL
- a CDS encoding 30S ribosomal protein S9 gives rise to the protein MPELGFYATGRRKTAIARVWLRPGEGKITVNRKKFEDYFPTETLRNTILHPLKLTNSLEKYNLLVTVIGGGISGQAGALRHGIARALLLSDVNLRSLLRKEGFLTRDPREIERKKYGQKKARKRFQFSKR
- a CDS encoding rod shape-determining protein RodA, coding for MFDRRLILNFDWKILFLTILIAVIGIVEIYSASYSPFPEDVGQAGSNLLKKDNLNRSSESQNYWKKQALWVWAGLIILFLITFLDYHSVVKYGYFFYFFSLLLLVLLIVIGDVRSGSRRWIDVGFFSIQPSEVVKLSIILALTKYFGESRKKDSYGLKELVVPLILVFIPFVLILLQPDLGTALSLFLISVCLIFAVGVKLKTSLYSGIFGIISCAVMWNFLKPYQKQRVFSFFDPYQDPLGSGYHTIQSEIAIGSGGFFGKGFLNGTQGQLKFLPEHHTDFIFSIIAEEWGFLGSLVFIILLFGLVFLCIQASFRAKDKIAALLCFGITAMISLNMLINIGMAVGLLPIVGVPLPLISYGGTSVIITMTGIGLILNVQMRRYLL
- a CDS encoding signal recognition particle-docking protein FtsY, giving the protein MKNLLKKSNNFFSRLKNGLSKTRQGLISRVENLLSLGQGIDEEFFTELEEILILSDLGVQASNRFIEDLKNYVKNEKVKEANLLKDYLKKKFIETLESGQCSSSEKSNFEKPSVIMVVGVNGVGKTTTIGKFASLFTQEGKKVMLAAADTFRAAADEQLEIWGRRADVPVVRGNDGSDPSSVAFDSIKSAMAREIDILIIDTAGRLHVKKNLMEELKKMKRVVGKAMEGAPHEILLVLDATTGQNSIAQAKMFNDALELTGIVLTKLDGTAKGGIIVAIAEELKIPVKFIGVGEGIEDFQEFNPKDFVEALFSS
- a CDS encoding aspartate aminotransferase, encoding MISSRAKDISPFIVMDVLDEAKAMEKAGEDIIHLEVGEPDFDTPRVIKEEGYRALRNGITHYTHSMGIIELRETIAEHYFKRYGVDVSPNQIIVTSGTSPAMLLVFGALLNQGDEVVLSNPHYSCYPNFIRFVEGIPVFVDIFEKEGFQYDADEFRKKLSKKTKGIVVNSPANPTGAVLKKKVLEELANLPVFVISDEIYHGLIYEGEEHSMLEFTDRAFVLNGFSKLYAMTGWRLGYVIAPKKFVRAMQKLQQNLFISASSFAQWAGISALKNAGKDVKKMVTIFNQRRLYMVNRLRELGFGIKVLPTGAFYVLANAKKFSENSYEFAFKILREAKVAVTPGIDFGTNAEGYIRFSYSNSIENIKEGMRRIEKFIKKI
- a CDS encoding transcriptional regulator, coding for MQSIILIAEDDKKIAEGLEKFLKKKGHKVLLAHDGRKALDIVKKQNINLLLTDMVLPNMDGISLLKETKNRKPEIECIMVTAHGTIEKAVEALKIGAYDFLIKPVNVKRLGILIEKALEKQVLILKNIELQQKLEERFGFKNIIGKGNEIKRILELVSQVSSRNSNVLIYGESGTGKELIANAIHYSGNLPQSPFIKVNCSVFNEGVLESELFGHEKGSFTGAASQRIGRFEMADGGTLFLDEVSEIPPSIQVKLLRVIQEKEFERVGGSKTIKVDVRIIAAANKDLKELVKQEKFREDLYYRLNVVKIDIPPLRNRKEDIPFLLNYFISKFNKQYGTQIKGVTRKTLNLLLNYYWPGNVRELENCIESAMVMAKDEYLTPKDLPEYVTSQSADNTSVVIDIGTPLKEIEKNILTKTLELVKGNKAKAAQLLGIGVKTVHRKFEEYGLKPVK